The Hippoglossus hippoglossus isolate fHipHip1 chromosome 19, fHipHip1.pri, whole genome shotgun sequence genome has a segment encoding these proteins:
- the LOC117752595 gene encoding actin-binding LIM protein 1-like isoform X4: protein MKEKVLHTPDGCHPSSPAGKREIQCFRCGQQCKGEVLRVQNTHLHIKCFTCKVCGCDLAQSGFFMKSSEFLCPLDFQRLHGTLCNSCGEFVEGEVVTVLGKTYHPACFVCTICKQPFPAGDCVTFSGKDCLCQRCIQPVSPAPTDVNYSSNCTGCGRDIKNGQALLALGGQWHLGCFKCKSCRKVLSGEYISKDGVPYCERDYQIKFGIQCEACHKFITGKVLEAGDKHYHPSCARCSRCDKMFTEGEEMFLQGSTVWHPDCRDNSRTEDSYRVSRAKAPCLDFFFPSRELKPTRSSSESSCSRPGSCTPGSPGRTICAKVDNEIIDYRDLAAIPRVKAIHDIEYPDMISYKSVNNNPPAVDNKGSRQDRSNPAESTGNVSETTEEGFEMRRNIPRSTSHGSFGVHTTYQRHSYTPALSRSPQHFHRPDEGFHMYRRPPIYKQQDPNSPTSQTLSMPGYGRNGLHPPRSADFSHYNDDRFRDFKLIYDSQHPLARLDRGMSMPNLLEPKVYPYEMLAVTNRRRVKLPRDVDRTRMECHLSPGSFYEIFGMEIQEFYTLPLWKRNDMKKSANLF from the exons TGCTGCACACTCCGGATGGCTGCCATCCAAGTTCTCCAGCGGGGAAGCGGGAGATCCAGTGCTTCAGGTGTGGGCAACAGTGCAAAGGGGAGGTGCTGCGGGTCCAGAATACTCACTTACACATAAAGTGCTTCACCTGCAAGG TGTGTGGCTGTGACTTGGCCCAGAGCGGCTTCTTCATGAAGAGCAGCGAATTCCTCTGTCCGCTGGACTTCCAGAGGCTCCACGGCACGCTCTGCAACAGCTGCGGGGAGTTCGTGGAGGGGGAGGTGGTCACAGTCTTGGGGAAGACTTATCACCCAGCCTGCTTTGTGTGCACCATTTGCAA GCAGCCCTTTCCCGCTGGGGACTGTGTCACCTTCAGTGGAAAAGACTGCCTCTGTCAGCGCTGCATTCAACCTGTGTCCCCTGCTCCGACCGACGTGAACTACTCTAGTA actgCACCGGCTGCGGTAGAGACATCAAGAACGGCCAGGCTCTGTTGGCTCTGGGTGGCCAGTGGCACCTCGGCTGCTTCAAGTGCAAATCCTGCAGGAAAGTGCTGAGCGGAGAATACATCAGCAA AGATGGTGTTCCTTACTGTGAGAGGGACTACCAGATTAAGTTTGGGATACAGTGTGAGGCGTGTCATAAGTTTATaacaggaaaagttctggag GCAGGAGACAAACATTATCACCCGAGTTGTGCAAGATGCAGCCGATGTGACAAGATGTtcacagagggagaagaaatgTTTCTGCAAG GGTCGACAGTGTGGCACCCGGACTGCAGAGACAACAGCAGAACTGAGGACAGTTACAGG GTCAGCAGAGCAAAAGCACCCTGCCttgatttctttttcccctCACGTGAACTGAAG CCCACTAGATCCTCCTCTGAAAGCTCGTGCTCCAGGCCGGGCTCGTGCACCCCGGGGAGTCCTGGTCGAACGATCTGC GCAAAAGTAGATAATGAGATCATTGACTACCGAGACTTAGCGGCAATTCCCAGAGTCAAGGCTATACATGATATAGAGTATCCTGATATGATATCCTATAAGTCTGTGAACAACAACCCACCTGCTGTGGACAACAAAGGCAGCAGACAGGACAGGTCAAACCCTGCAGAG TCAACAGGAAATGTATCTGAAACCACAGAG GAGGGCTTCGAAATGAGGAGGAACATACCGAGATCCACAAGCCACGGATCTTTTGGAGTTCACACCACGTACCAACGACACAGCTACACTCCAGCTCTGTCCAGATCGCCACAGCACTTCCACAGGCCAG ATGAAGGCTTTCACATGTACAGGAGGCCTCCAATTTACAAACAGCAAG ATCCAAATTCACCCACATCCCAAACTTTATCTATGCCCGGATACGGTCGCAACGGCCTCCATCCG CCTCGGTCAGCGGATTTCTCCCACTACAATGATGACAGATTCAGAG ATTTTAAG CTCATCTATGACAGTCAACATCCATTAGCCAGACTGGACAGAGGAATGTCCATGCCTAATTTGTTGGAACCAAAA GTCTACCCATATGAAATGCTCGCAGTGACCAACAGAAGACGAGTGAAGCTGCCGAGGGACGTCGACAGAACCAGAATGGAG TGCCACCTTTCCCCGGGTTCTTTCTATGAGATCTTTGGCATGGAGATCCAAGAGTTCTACACACTCCCACTCTGGAAACGTAATGACATGAAGAAGAGTGCAAATCTCTTCTGA
- the LOC117752595 gene encoding actin-binding LIM protein 1-like isoform X1, which produces MKEKVLHTPDGCHPSSPAGKREIQCFRCGQQCKGEVLRVQNTHLHIKCFTCKVCGCDLAQSGFFMKSSEFLCPLDFQRLHGTLCNSCGEFVEGEVVTVLGKTYHPACFVCTICKQPFPAGDCVTFSGKDCLCQRCIQPVSPAPTDVNYSSNCTGCGRDIKNGQALLALGGQWHLGCFKCKSCRKVLSGEYISKDGVPYCERDYQIKFGIQCEACHKFITGKVLEAGDKHYHPSCARCSRCDKMFTEGEEMFLQGSTVWHPDCRDNSRTEDSYRVSRAKAPCLDFFFPSRELKPTRSSSESSCSRPGSCTPGSPGRTICAKVDNEIIDYRDLAAIPRVKAIHDIEYPDMISYKSVNNNPPAVDNKGSRQDRSNPAESTGNVSETTEEGFEMRRNIPRSTSHGSFGVHTTYQRHSYTPALSRSPQHFHRPALMLSPSLFSGNNETCSTSPLCPHFLPQTKDEGFHMYRRPPIYKQQDPNSPTSQTLSMPGYGRNGLHPPRSADFSHYNDDRFRDFKLIYDSQHPLARLDRGMSMPNLLEPKVYPYEMLAVTNRRRVKLPRDVDRTRMECHLSPGSFYEIFGMEIQEFYTLPLWKRNDMKKSANLF; this is translated from the exons TGCTGCACACTCCGGATGGCTGCCATCCAAGTTCTCCAGCGGGGAAGCGGGAGATCCAGTGCTTCAGGTGTGGGCAACAGTGCAAAGGGGAGGTGCTGCGGGTCCAGAATACTCACTTACACATAAAGTGCTTCACCTGCAAGG TGTGTGGCTGTGACTTGGCCCAGAGCGGCTTCTTCATGAAGAGCAGCGAATTCCTCTGTCCGCTGGACTTCCAGAGGCTCCACGGCACGCTCTGCAACAGCTGCGGGGAGTTCGTGGAGGGGGAGGTGGTCACAGTCTTGGGGAAGACTTATCACCCAGCCTGCTTTGTGTGCACCATTTGCAA GCAGCCCTTTCCCGCTGGGGACTGTGTCACCTTCAGTGGAAAAGACTGCCTCTGTCAGCGCTGCATTCAACCTGTGTCCCCTGCTCCGACCGACGTGAACTACTCTAGTA actgCACCGGCTGCGGTAGAGACATCAAGAACGGCCAGGCTCTGTTGGCTCTGGGTGGCCAGTGGCACCTCGGCTGCTTCAAGTGCAAATCCTGCAGGAAAGTGCTGAGCGGAGAATACATCAGCAA AGATGGTGTTCCTTACTGTGAGAGGGACTACCAGATTAAGTTTGGGATACAGTGTGAGGCGTGTCATAAGTTTATaacaggaaaagttctggag GCAGGAGACAAACATTATCACCCGAGTTGTGCAAGATGCAGCCGATGTGACAAGATGTtcacagagggagaagaaatgTTTCTGCAAG GGTCGACAGTGTGGCACCCGGACTGCAGAGACAACAGCAGAACTGAGGACAGTTACAGG GTCAGCAGAGCAAAAGCACCCTGCCttgatttctttttcccctCACGTGAACTGAAG CCCACTAGATCCTCCTCTGAAAGCTCGTGCTCCAGGCCGGGCTCGTGCACCCCGGGGAGTCCTGGTCGAACGATCTGC GCAAAAGTAGATAATGAGATCATTGACTACCGAGACTTAGCGGCAATTCCCAGAGTCAAGGCTATACATGATATAGAGTATCCTGATATGATATCCTATAAGTCTGTGAACAACAACCCACCTGCTGTGGACAACAAAGGCAGCAGACAGGACAGGTCAAACCCTGCAGAG TCAACAGGAAATGTATCTGAAACCACAGAG GAGGGCTTCGAAATGAGGAGGAACATACCGAGATCCACAAGCCACGGATCTTTTGGAGTTCACACCACGTACCAACGACACAGCTACACTCCAGCTCTGTCCAGATCGCCACAGCACTTCCACAGGCCAG CGTTGATGCTTTCTCCCTCTTTATTCTCTGGCAACAATGAAACCTGCTCCACTTCCCCTTTATGTCCCCACTTTCTCCCTCAAACCAAAG ATGAAGGCTTTCACATGTACAGGAGGCCTCCAATTTACAAACAGCAAG ATCCAAATTCACCCACATCCCAAACTTTATCTATGCCCGGATACGGTCGCAACGGCCTCCATCCG CCTCGGTCAGCGGATTTCTCCCACTACAATGATGACAGATTCAGAG ATTTTAAG CTCATCTATGACAGTCAACATCCATTAGCCAGACTGGACAGAGGAATGTCCATGCCTAATTTGTTGGAACCAAAA GTCTACCCATATGAAATGCTCGCAGTGACCAACAGAAGACGAGTGAAGCTGCCGAGGGACGTCGACAGAACCAGAATGGAG TGCCACCTTTCCCCGGGTTCTTTCTATGAGATCTTTGGCATGGAGATCCAAGAGTTCTACACACTCCCACTCTGGAAACGTAATGACATGAAGAAGAGTGCAAATCTCTTCTGA
- the LOC117752595 gene encoding actin-binding LIM protein 1-like isoform X3, whose protein sequence is MKEKVLHTPDGCHPSSPAGKREIQCFRCGQQCKGEVLRVQNTHLHIKCFTCKVCGCDLAQSGFFMKSSEFLCPLDFQRLHGTLCNSCGEFVEGEVVTVLGKTYHPACFVCTICKQPFPAGDCVTFSGKDCLCQRCIQPVSPAPTDVNYSSNCTGCGRDIKNGQALLALGGQWHLGCFKCKSCRKVLSGEYISKDGVPYCERDYQIKFGIQCEACHKFITGKVLEAGDKHYHPSCARCSRCDKMFTEGEEMFLQGSTVWHPDCRDNSRTEDSYRVSRAKAPCLDFFFPSRELKPTRSSSESSCSRPGSCTPGSPGRTICAKVDNEIIDYRDLAAIPRVKAIHDIEYPDMISYKSVNNNPPAVDNKGSRQDRSNPAESTGNVSETTEEGFEMRRNIPRSTSHGSFGVHTTYQRHSYTPALSRSPQHFHRPALMLSPSLFSGNNETCSTSPLCPHFLPQTKDEGFHMYRRPPIYKQQDPNSPTSQTLSMPGYGRNGLHPPRSADFSHYNDDRFRDFKVYPYEMLAVTNRRRVKLPRDVDRTRMECHLSPGSFYEIFGMEIQEFYTLPLWKRNDMKKSANLF, encoded by the exons TGCTGCACACTCCGGATGGCTGCCATCCAAGTTCTCCAGCGGGGAAGCGGGAGATCCAGTGCTTCAGGTGTGGGCAACAGTGCAAAGGGGAGGTGCTGCGGGTCCAGAATACTCACTTACACATAAAGTGCTTCACCTGCAAGG TGTGTGGCTGTGACTTGGCCCAGAGCGGCTTCTTCATGAAGAGCAGCGAATTCCTCTGTCCGCTGGACTTCCAGAGGCTCCACGGCACGCTCTGCAACAGCTGCGGGGAGTTCGTGGAGGGGGAGGTGGTCACAGTCTTGGGGAAGACTTATCACCCAGCCTGCTTTGTGTGCACCATTTGCAA GCAGCCCTTTCCCGCTGGGGACTGTGTCACCTTCAGTGGAAAAGACTGCCTCTGTCAGCGCTGCATTCAACCTGTGTCCCCTGCTCCGACCGACGTGAACTACTCTAGTA actgCACCGGCTGCGGTAGAGACATCAAGAACGGCCAGGCTCTGTTGGCTCTGGGTGGCCAGTGGCACCTCGGCTGCTTCAAGTGCAAATCCTGCAGGAAAGTGCTGAGCGGAGAATACATCAGCAA AGATGGTGTTCCTTACTGTGAGAGGGACTACCAGATTAAGTTTGGGATACAGTGTGAGGCGTGTCATAAGTTTATaacaggaaaagttctggag GCAGGAGACAAACATTATCACCCGAGTTGTGCAAGATGCAGCCGATGTGACAAGATGTtcacagagggagaagaaatgTTTCTGCAAG GGTCGACAGTGTGGCACCCGGACTGCAGAGACAACAGCAGAACTGAGGACAGTTACAGG GTCAGCAGAGCAAAAGCACCCTGCCttgatttctttttcccctCACGTGAACTGAAG CCCACTAGATCCTCCTCTGAAAGCTCGTGCTCCAGGCCGGGCTCGTGCACCCCGGGGAGTCCTGGTCGAACGATCTGC GCAAAAGTAGATAATGAGATCATTGACTACCGAGACTTAGCGGCAATTCCCAGAGTCAAGGCTATACATGATATAGAGTATCCTGATATGATATCCTATAAGTCTGTGAACAACAACCCACCTGCTGTGGACAACAAAGGCAGCAGACAGGACAGGTCAAACCCTGCAGAG TCAACAGGAAATGTATCTGAAACCACAGAG GAGGGCTTCGAAATGAGGAGGAACATACCGAGATCCACAAGCCACGGATCTTTTGGAGTTCACACCACGTACCAACGACACAGCTACACTCCAGCTCTGTCCAGATCGCCACAGCACTTCCACAGGCCAG CGTTGATGCTTTCTCCCTCTTTATTCTCTGGCAACAATGAAACCTGCTCCACTTCCCCTTTATGTCCCCACTTTCTCCCTCAAACCAAAG ATGAAGGCTTTCACATGTACAGGAGGCCTCCAATTTACAAACAGCAAG ATCCAAATTCACCCACATCCCAAACTTTATCTATGCCCGGATACGGTCGCAACGGCCTCCATCCG CCTCGGTCAGCGGATTTCTCCCACTACAATGATGACAGATTCAGAG ATTTTAAG GTCTACCCATATGAAATGCTCGCAGTGACCAACAGAAGACGAGTGAAGCTGCCGAGGGACGTCGACAGAACCAGAATGGAG TGCCACCTTTCCCCGGGTTCTTTCTATGAGATCTTTGGCATGGAGATCCAAGAGTTCTACACACTCCCACTCTGGAAACGTAATGACATGAAGAAGAGTGCAAATCTCTTCTGA
- the LOC117752595 gene encoding actin-binding LIM protein 1-like isoform X2: MKEKVLHTPDGCHPSSPAGKREIQCFRCGQQCKGEVLRVQNTHLHIKCFTCKVCGCDLAQSGFFMKSSEFLCPLDFQRLHGTLCNSCGEFVEGEVVTVLGKTYHPACFVCTICKQPFPAGDCVTFSGKDCLCQRCIQPVSPAPTDVNYSSNCTGCGRDIKNGQALLALGGQWHLGCFKCKSCRKVLSGEYISKDGVPYCERDYQIKFGIQCEACHKFITGKVLEAGDKHYHPSCARCSRCDKMFTEGEEMFLQGSTVWHPDCRDNSRTEDSYRPTRSSSESSCSRPGSCTPGSPGRTICAKVDNEIIDYRDLAAIPRVKAIHDIEYPDMISYKSVNNNPPAVDNKGSRQDRSNPAESTGNVSETTEEGFEMRRNIPRSTSHGSFGVHTTYQRHSYTPALSRSPQHFHRPALMLSPSLFSGNNETCSTSPLCPHFLPQTKDEGFHMYRRPPIYKQQDPNSPTSQTLSMPGYGRNGLHPPRSADFSHYNDDRFRDFKLIYDSQHPLARLDRGMSMPNLLEPKVYPYEMLAVTNRRRVKLPRDVDRTRMECHLSPGSFYEIFGMEIQEFYTLPLWKRNDMKKSANLF; this comes from the exons TGCTGCACACTCCGGATGGCTGCCATCCAAGTTCTCCAGCGGGGAAGCGGGAGATCCAGTGCTTCAGGTGTGGGCAACAGTGCAAAGGGGAGGTGCTGCGGGTCCAGAATACTCACTTACACATAAAGTGCTTCACCTGCAAGG TGTGTGGCTGTGACTTGGCCCAGAGCGGCTTCTTCATGAAGAGCAGCGAATTCCTCTGTCCGCTGGACTTCCAGAGGCTCCACGGCACGCTCTGCAACAGCTGCGGGGAGTTCGTGGAGGGGGAGGTGGTCACAGTCTTGGGGAAGACTTATCACCCAGCCTGCTTTGTGTGCACCATTTGCAA GCAGCCCTTTCCCGCTGGGGACTGTGTCACCTTCAGTGGAAAAGACTGCCTCTGTCAGCGCTGCATTCAACCTGTGTCCCCTGCTCCGACCGACGTGAACTACTCTAGTA actgCACCGGCTGCGGTAGAGACATCAAGAACGGCCAGGCTCTGTTGGCTCTGGGTGGCCAGTGGCACCTCGGCTGCTTCAAGTGCAAATCCTGCAGGAAAGTGCTGAGCGGAGAATACATCAGCAA AGATGGTGTTCCTTACTGTGAGAGGGACTACCAGATTAAGTTTGGGATACAGTGTGAGGCGTGTCATAAGTTTATaacaggaaaagttctggag GCAGGAGACAAACATTATCACCCGAGTTGTGCAAGATGCAGCCGATGTGACAAGATGTtcacagagggagaagaaatgTTTCTGCAAG GGTCGACAGTGTGGCACCCGGACTGCAGAGACAACAGCAGAACTGAGGACAGTTACAGG CCCACTAGATCCTCCTCTGAAAGCTCGTGCTCCAGGCCGGGCTCGTGCACCCCGGGGAGTCCTGGTCGAACGATCTGC GCAAAAGTAGATAATGAGATCATTGACTACCGAGACTTAGCGGCAATTCCCAGAGTCAAGGCTATACATGATATAGAGTATCCTGATATGATATCCTATAAGTCTGTGAACAACAACCCACCTGCTGTGGACAACAAAGGCAGCAGACAGGACAGGTCAAACCCTGCAGAG TCAACAGGAAATGTATCTGAAACCACAGAG GAGGGCTTCGAAATGAGGAGGAACATACCGAGATCCACAAGCCACGGATCTTTTGGAGTTCACACCACGTACCAACGACACAGCTACACTCCAGCTCTGTCCAGATCGCCACAGCACTTCCACAGGCCAG CGTTGATGCTTTCTCCCTCTTTATTCTCTGGCAACAATGAAACCTGCTCCACTTCCCCTTTATGTCCCCACTTTCTCCCTCAAACCAAAG ATGAAGGCTTTCACATGTACAGGAGGCCTCCAATTTACAAACAGCAAG ATCCAAATTCACCCACATCCCAAACTTTATCTATGCCCGGATACGGTCGCAACGGCCTCCATCCG CCTCGGTCAGCGGATTTCTCCCACTACAATGATGACAGATTCAGAG ATTTTAAG CTCATCTATGACAGTCAACATCCATTAGCCAGACTGGACAGAGGAATGTCCATGCCTAATTTGTTGGAACCAAAA GTCTACCCATATGAAATGCTCGCAGTGACCAACAGAAGACGAGTGAAGCTGCCGAGGGACGTCGACAGAACCAGAATGGAG TGCCACCTTTCCCCGGGTTCTTTCTATGAGATCTTTGGCATGGAGATCCAAGAGTTCTACACACTCCCACTCTGGAAACGTAATGACATGAAGAAGAGTGCAAATCTCTTCTGA
- the LOC117752595 gene encoding actin-binding LIM protein 1-like isoform X5: MKEKVLHTPDGCHPSSPAGKREIQCFRCGQQCKGEVLRVQNTHLHIKCFTCKVCGCDLAQSGFFMKSSEFLCPLDFQRLHGTLCNSCGEFVEGEVVTVLGKTYHPACFVCTICKQPFPAGDCVTFSGKDCLCQRCIQPVSPAPTDVNYSSNCTGCGRDIKNGQALLALGGQWHLGCFKCKSCRKVLSGEYISKDGVPYCERDYQIKFGIQCEACHKFITGKVLEAGDKHYHPSCARCSRCDKMFTEGEEMFLQGSTVWHPDCRDNSRTEDSYRPTRSSSESSCSRPGSCTPGSPGRTICAKVDNEIIDYRDLAAIPRVKAIHDIEYPDMISYKSVNNNPPAVDNKGSRQDRSNPAESTGNVSETTEEGFEMRRNIPRSTSHGSFGVHTTYQRHSYTPALSRSPQHFHRPDEGFHMYRRPPIYKQQDPNSPTSQTLSMPGYGRNGLHPPRSADFSHYNDDRFRDFKLIYDSQHPLARLDRGMSMPNLLEPKVYPYEMLAVTNRRRVKLPRDVDRTRMECHLSPGSFYEIFGMEIQEFYTLPLWKRNDMKKSANLF, from the exons TGCTGCACACTCCGGATGGCTGCCATCCAAGTTCTCCAGCGGGGAAGCGGGAGATCCAGTGCTTCAGGTGTGGGCAACAGTGCAAAGGGGAGGTGCTGCGGGTCCAGAATACTCACTTACACATAAAGTGCTTCACCTGCAAGG TGTGTGGCTGTGACTTGGCCCAGAGCGGCTTCTTCATGAAGAGCAGCGAATTCCTCTGTCCGCTGGACTTCCAGAGGCTCCACGGCACGCTCTGCAACAGCTGCGGGGAGTTCGTGGAGGGGGAGGTGGTCACAGTCTTGGGGAAGACTTATCACCCAGCCTGCTTTGTGTGCACCATTTGCAA GCAGCCCTTTCCCGCTGGGGACTGTGTCACCTTCAGTGGAAAAGACTGCCTCTGTCAGCGCTGCATTCAACCTGTGTCCCCTGCTCCGACCGACGTGAACTACTCTAGTA actgCACCGGCTGCGGTAGAGACATCAAGAACGGCCAGGCTCTGTTGGCTCTGGGTGGCCAGTGGCACCTCGGCTGCTTCAAGTGCAAATCCTGCAGGAAAGTGCTGAGCGGAGAATACATCAGCAA AGATGGTGTTCCTTACTGTGAGAGGGACTACCAGATTAAGTTTGGGATACAGTGTGAGGCGTGTCATAAGTTTATaacaggaaaagttctggag GCAGGAGACAAACATTATCACCCGAGTTGTGCAAGATGCAGCCGATGTGACAAGATGTtcacagagggagaagaaatgTTTCTGCAAG GGTCGACAGTGTGGCACCCGGACTGCAGAGACAACAGCAGAACTGAGGACAGTTACAGG CCCACTAGATCCTCCTCTGAAAGCTCGTGCTCCAGGCCGGGCTCGTGCACCCCGGGGAGTCCTGGTCGAACGATCTGC GCAAAAGTAGATAATGAGATCATTGACTACCGAGACTTAGCGGCAATTCCCAGAGTCAAGGCTATACATGATATAGAGTATCCTGATATGATATCCTATAAGTCTGTGAACAACAACCCACCTGCTGTGGACAACAAAGGCAGCAGACAGGACAGGTCAAACCCTGCAGAG TCAACAGGAAATGTATCTGAAACCACAGAG GAGGGCTTCGAAATGAGGAGGAACATACCGAGATCCACAAGCCACGGATCTTTTGGAGTTCACACCACGTACCAACGACACAGCTACACTCCAGCTCTGTCCAGATCGCCACAGCACTTCCACAGGCCAG ATGAAGGCTTTCACATGTACAGGAGGCCTCCAATTTACAAACAGCAAG ATCCAAATTCACCCACATCCCAAACTTTATCTATGCCCGGATACGGTCGCAACGGCCTCCATCCG CCTCGGTCAGCGGATTTCTCCCACTACAATGATGACAGATTCAGAG ATTTTAAG CTCATCTATGACAGTCAACATCCATTAGCCAGACTGGACAGAGGAATGTCCATGCCTAATTTGTTGGAACCAAAA GTCTACCCATATGAAATGCTCGCAGTGACCAACAGAAGACGAGTGAAGCTGCCGAGGGACGTCGACAGAACCAGAATGGAG TGCCACCTTTCCCCGGGTTCTTTCTATGAGATCTTTGGCATGGAGATCCAAGAGTTCTACACACTCCCACTCTGGAAACGTAATGACATGAAGAAGAGTGCAAATCTCTTCTGA